Genomic segment of Triticum aestivum cultivar Chinese Spring chromosome 6A, IWGSC CS RefSeq v2.1, whole genome shotgun sequence:
ATTTCTTGCTCGAGACCCTTCATGCTCCCCAGGCAATTGTTTAGGAGACCTGCAGTGACTTCACTCTCTGGGTGCTCTTCGTCACTGTTTGGGTGGTCTTCGTGCCACTGCCAGCCAATCAGCTGCCGCACGCAGCACCATTTATAGTTCtccagttgggcggtgctgctgtTGTTACTCTCTGCAAGGGGGCCTATGCCAACAGCGAACGGCTCATAGCCTTTGTCCATATCACCCCTTTTAAGTTCTTTGGGAACCTTGTAGATGGTGGGCAGCGCCTCACCTAGTCTTGTAGGAACAGCCTTTGCCATTCTCACCAATGTTTCCTCCAAGAAAACTTTGCGACCAGCGCAAAAACACATCGTTAAAAATATATATAGCCTTGGAAGAGGTGGTAAAACAACACACACCTTTGGACATGTTAAATAACTGAATGATACGGACCTGCATGTGTTGTAGTACTACTTGGGCTTGACGGGCGCAGTGTATATGAGACATCAGAGGTCGAACCCCTCACAGGGCTGCAGGCCATGGTTTTGGTTTCAACGACCTCAACATCCCATGGTTCCGGTGATGCTTTTGATCTGCAAAATTATTAAATGTACAATTGAAAACTAGATATAGTTCTACAAGTAGAAAAGGATAGCCGTCTAGGAAGTTTTCATGCTTCTGAGATTTTGAAAATCCCAGATAAATTAGAACCTACTGGGCAAAGTAGTTACCACAAGAAAATATGACAAGAATATATAGCAAATGACTAACCTTAATCCACTTTCGAGGTCGCTCATGGTGAGGCAGGCGCAGGCTCCGACCCGTGGGAGGAAGACCAAGTAGAAGCGGCAATGACCAACTCCATTTGGGGCGAGTGTATATATAACATTGTAGGATAGATAACTAAGGGGGTAAGTGGTGCTTAACTCGTTGCTCCTTCAGGAGGACCacctttttgttttttgaggacCATCCTCGAGTTGAGCTGTCGCACCATGATTATTATGATGATTTTAAGGGTCTGTAGTCATTTGTGTTCCCACTGATGGCCCCATCCAACAACATTTTCGGACACTTTACATGAAgtgcatattattattattattattattattattattattattattattattattaaatgtGAAAAAGAGAATGGAGTATCATGATAGGATAcggtatcatattaaatgatgtaacattatgtgtcatgcatgtcaataaatAAACCGCTACGATACTATGCCTTCTGGAGGTACTATCAATATACCATAtgctagtatcatatgcatgatactagtaacTGGTACTTTtcattgtgaccagccttaaaCAACAAGAATCATCACTTATTGACTTATCAAAAGAAGACATGACTTCATTTGGTAAACCAAGTGTGTTCTGTTTCTACTCAAGCCATCTGGGTTCAATTCTCCCCACCTACTAACACCGAAAGTTAAGGGCGGGAACTTCCCCCCTTAGCCTCGTTCATAACACGTGTGCGGTTTTCAAAAAAACAGTGAGAAAAAAATCAAAGGTGGGAGGGGAAAAGATCAAGACATAAAGGAGGGGGTATTTaacaaaaaacaacaacaattGGGGTTTAGATCCAACATAACTACCACTTTCAAACTGTCAACAAAAAACTACTAGTTGAACCTTAatttttggtagaaacaacaacaTTCTGATAGTAGCCGGCTTAGACAATGTAAATGCGTCTATGACAGACGGGACACAGTTGTCAAGGTTGACGTGGAGAAAAAGTCAAATCCGTTTATTTTGAATGTTGTATTTACCGTTATTataggtgggacccacacgtcTGCATCAATGTCTCTCTCTTTCTCtggcatttcctcgaacacctcgtgtgcatctAGGATAAGCCAGCACCAGCCGTGGCGGAGAGGCGGTGGCACTGGTGTGTCAGCATACAGCTGGCCGAGGCGGAGGAGGGacaaggaggaagagggaaagCAGCCATAGCGGGCTCCCAAGAGCTTCTGCGGCACCATGCCGGTCACACCATTGTGCGTCATGGTTCTTCAGATAACTGCTACAGTGACTGCCAACGCCAGCAATGCTGCGAGCACGGGAGAGCTTGTCCATGGGGCAGCCCGGTCAGGCCCTCGAGGCTAATAGTGGTGGGGTGCGGCGTGCCGGGCTAGGCGCGCAAGGTGGGAGACGGCTCATGCTACTCCACCGGCCCCTGCGTGCCTGTGCTACTGCTGCTAGGCGTGCGGCAACGCGGAGCAGAAATTAACGCGATGGTCGTGCTGCTGCTAGGCCCTCCCCGATTCTATGTGCCCGTAGAGCGAATGAGAGGAGAGAAAGGGACGTATGCTCACAGATTCAAGCTTGGCAAGTAGTGGACACGAACAAATTCGACCAAGCCAGCCATAGCTATCCGCACGAAGACAAGTGGTTGTCGCCGCCGTCTGTGCACTCGGGCATGAGGTGCAGGAGCTCCTATGGACCATCTTCCTCTATCAGGAGCGGTGGGGAGTCTTCAGTAGCCATTGTGGTGCGTCCGAGGAGCTCCTGTGCTTCCCTCCCATGCATAGGTGCTGTTTGTTGAAATGCCAaatagagagaggaggaggaggaagatgaaggttGATGTTGTACTAACGGTAAATATAATAGTCAAAATAAAAGGAGTTGGCTTTCCCGTCACGTCTGCCTTGACAAATGGGTCTCACCTTTCATAAACGCATTTAAATCGTCTAAACTGGCCACTATccgaaagtggtagtttttagcaAAAAATTATGCTTCAACTGGTTTTTTTTGACAGTTTGAATGTGGTAGTTCTGTGCGTTCGAAACCCAAATTGTCATATGTTTCCTTAAATGCTCTAGAGGAGGGGAGGAGAGAATGTACATGGTGTCGGTTGGACGAAGGTTGCCAGCAAAACGCT
This window contains:
- the LOC123129259 gene encoding uncharacterized protein, which translates into the protein MTHNGVTGMVPQKLLGARYGCFPSSSLSLLRLGQLYADTPVPPPLRHGWCWLILDAHEVFEEMPEKERDIDADVYLSYNVIYTLAPNGVGHCRFYLVFLPRVGACACLTMSDLESGLRSKASPEPWDVEVVETKTMACSPVRGSTSDVSYTLRPSSPSSTTTHAVFLEETLVRMAKAVPTRLGEALPTIYKVPKELKRGDMDKGYEPFAVGIGPLAESNNSSTAQLENYKWCCVRQLIGWQWHEDHPNSDEEHPESEVTAGLLNNCLGSMKGLEQEIRASYSEEIEGDSDMLALWMVLDGCFILRRLLKYARLGEGEAEGIAEDYDRTQVIGRVCVWKLVASDLLLLENQIPFFVLSKLFEQLWIPSGDPSDALVKGSLGLFRSFCPHMLRTSVTTNSEIDHHGLHHLLHVIRLSLAGPTEAENDKNIKHSSHQTLDYRGVRVHHLLHLFYLSVAGPRPKPSYQAFQQPSC